The genomic stretch AATGTAATTAAAAGGAATTTAACTTTAATACTGCTCCCAATATGTTATATAAGTAATTCCTGTCTATTAAGACGTTATTATAACGGCCGCATCAATAGTTTATTTCAGAATCCCAAACAGTACTATACTAATACAAAGGAGATAGGTTATGCATTTAGGAGAAGTTGGTTTATTAACAAATGATGTTGTCAGACTTGCAGACTTTTACAAATTTCTGCTGGAAGTACAAAATGGAAGCAGCGATGAAGTTCATCAAACAATTATTTCTGAGGAAACCATGCTTACAATCTATAACGACGGCTCAAGAAAAAATAATAACAACAATAACATATGTATTGCTTTTACCGTTGAAGATGTGGATCGGGAATACCAAAGACTGCTGGAAACAGGTGCAAAAATAATGGATAAGCCGGAAACCCGCCCTTGGGGAGCACGAAATATGAGTTTTCTGGATCCAGACGGAAACAGGATTTACTTACGCAGCTTGGCAAAATAATATACCATAAAGCTGGTTGATTTCTTTAATACTCACA from Anaerocolumna sp. AGMB13020 encodes the following:
- a CDS encoding VOC family protein, translated to MHLGEVGLLTNDVVRLADFYKFLLEVQNGSSDEVHQTIISEETMLTIYNDGSRKNNNNNNICIAFTVEDVDREYQRLLETGAKIMDKPETRPWGARNMSFLDPDGNRIYLRSLAK